The following are encoded in a window of Longimicrobium terrae genomic DNA:
- a CDS encoding MBL fold metallo-hydrolase, producing MRRIARLLTLLALPLAAAGCTMHLNAVEGPASIAIPTSYPWESTIYAVRTESGVLLVDLGWTGAARPLRRGLARIGARPEDVTDVFVTHSHRDHIGAWRAVQQARFHVGASERAMLESLKEHADLPSRAGDLVLGNPAPWPGEVNVHSFSADTVMVIGGDTVRAFLNPGHTAGSASYLIRGVLYVGDAVYRSYVTGYRPASHIFTADHAQSRASLVSLFDRVRPYSPAWVCTAHGKCARPDERFIRKVLGDAFPDTAPAPN from the coding sequence ATGCGCCGGATCGCCCGCCTGCTCACGCTCCTTGCCCTTCCGCTTGCCGCCGCCGGGTGCACCATGCACCTGAACGCGGTGGAGGGCCCCGCGTCCATCGCCATCCCCACCTCGTACCCGTGGGAAAGCACTATCTACGCGGTGCGGACGGAAAGCGGCGTGCTGCTGGTGGACCTGGGATGGACCGGCGCCGCGCGGCCGCTGCGGCGCGGGCTGGCACGCATCGGCGCCCGGCCGGAGGACGTGACGGACGTGTTCGTCACGCACAGCCACCGCGACCACATCGGGGCGTGGCGCGCGGTGCAGCAGGCGCGCTTTCACGTGGGGGCGAGCGAGCGGGCCATGCTGGAAAGCCTGAAGGAGCACGCAGACCTGCCGTCGCGTGCGGGCGACCTTGTGCTCGGCAATCCCGCGCCGTGGCCGGGCGAGGTGAACGTCCATTCCTTTTCCGCCGACACCGTGATGGTCATCGGTGGCGATACAGTGCGGGCGTTCCTGAATCCCGGGCACACGGCGGGGAGCGCGTCGTACCTGATCCGCGGCGTGCTGTACGTGGGGGATGCCGTGTACCGGTCGTACGTTACCGGCTATCGTCCCGCGTCGCACATCTTTACCGCCGATCACGCGCAGAGCCGCGCCAGCCTGGTGTCGCTCTTCGACCGGGTGCGGCCGTACTCGCCGGCCTGGGTGTGCACCGCGCACGGCAAGTGCGCGCGCCCCGACGAGCGCTTCATCCGCAAAGTCCTCGGCGACGCCTTTCCCGACACGGCTCCCGCGCCGAACTGA